A genomic region of Zea mays cultivar B73 chromosome 6, Zm-B73-REFERENCE-NAM-5.0, whole genome shotgun sequence contains the following coding sequences:
- the LOC103629226 gene encoding Transcription factor MYB48 codes for MRMCRRRTRAGLRRTGKSCRLRWVNYLHPGLRRGRITADEERLILQLHAQWGSRWSRIARSLPGRTDNEIKNFWRTRARKQKAAAQQQQQQQDSRSSKTATASAFSGSASSVTTTTSSCSGSPSPTSRGCGTATSSSALTESALRQSGGEDEDAELDEASTTTTTTASQRQHQDDDHQQQHQECYASDHFWNDIAAAEAAIYMLIDGGWTGSGPGHPAADPPSSPAWEYCSDYSLWRIDDDEYYEKMLDSSS; via the coding sequence ATGCGCATGTGTCGGCGGCGTACTCGTGCAGGTCTGAGGCGCACCGGCAAGAGCTGCCGCCTCCGCTGGGTCAACTACCTCCACCCGGGGCTCCGGCGCGGccgcatcaccgccgacgaggagCGACTCATCCTCCAGCTCCACGCGCAGTGGGGCAGCCGCTGGTCGCGCATCGCCAGGAGCCTCCCCGGCCGCACCGACAACGAGATCAAGAACTTCTGGAGGACGCGCGCCAGGAAGCAGAAGGCGGcggcgcagcagcagcagcagcagcaggacagccggagcagcaagacggcgacgGCGTCGGCGTTCTCAGGGTCAGCGTCGTCCGTGACTACCACCACGTCCAGCTGCTCTGGCTCTCCTAGTCCGACCAGCCGCGGCTGTGGCACGGCCACGTCATCGTCCGCTCTGACCGAGTCCGCGCTGCGGCAAAGCGGCGGCGAAGACGAGGACGCCGAGCTCGACGAGgcgtccaccaccaccaccaccacggcAAGCCAGCGTCAACACCAAGACGACGACCACCAGCAGCAGCACCAGGAGTGCTACGCCTCGGACCACTTCTGGAACGACATCGCGGCGGCGGAGGCGGCCATCTACATGTTGATCGACGGCGGCTGGACAGGGTCCGGCCCCGGCCATCCCGCCGCCGATCCGCCTTCGTCGCCGGCGTGGGAGTACTGCTCTGATTACTCGCTCTGGAGGATCGACGACGACGAGTACTACGAGAAGATGCTCGACTCCTCCTCCTGA